GCACGCCATTCAGATTTTTCAATGAACCAAACAGCCCTATCTTCATTGCTTTGGTGAAACCCTAAGCTTTTAAGCCAAGATTCAATGCAGGGCAAACTATGAGAATATAATGGTTTCTTTTTATCAGGTAATCTGCTAAGCCATCCATCTTCTGATTCTGTTGTAGCAACCTCGGACTTTTCTGAAGATTTTGGTACCAAAATTGCAGATTTTCTTAATGAAAAAACGTGGGAAAATGATGTGGTTTTGGGGAATTGAAAAGGGTATTTGAAGATTTGTGTTTGATTggaagatgatgatgaagaaatGGAGGAAGAAGAACAGAAGGTGTTGAGAGTGTTTGAGAGGGATAACATTTTCAGTTGATGATTTCTTTGGATTGTTTGATTGATCAAATTTGGAGTTGTTTTTAGAAAGGGTATGAATTGGGCTAaatttttgggttgaattttaaGTCCATGATGTTAATATTATTAGATGTAGGCCATCTAGCCCATACCAAGAGGAGGAGGTGGGGAGACAAGGGTAACGTAAATTTTTGGATGTATCCGTGTACAgtcagagctggctgtaccccatcTAAAATTacgtcgttttgtgttgtttaaaatgaacattaatatactgatataaaaatgaacatttactattttggaaatgaacatttatttatttatttggaaatgaacatttattattttggaaatgaacatttataaaagtttagaccgccttatataaaagtttggaaatgaacatttatttatttataaaaatgaACATTCGTTGTTtagaccgccttatataaaagtttgtacacTTCGTTTTTCAagcttataaaaaattaattttcgcAAAACatacattaagacgaatctaacaagatctcaggtaaatatgtttttcctaaaataaaaattgttacgtacaatatatttgatatttaaaaaaataaatataaattttttgtttttgacaatttatatatttaaatagGTAGATCGTATATTTTGACAATTTATTTACGAAAATACCCCTTAATCGTATATGTAGATTTTTTTGCTCATACGTTTAACAATCTCTTTGCTTATTTAACTCCTTGTAGGGTTCTTCAATCTTCATATCAATCATATGAGCCGTATTATGAGCCTTAAGGATATGGGCAAGGTCTCCATTCAATTTGAGAATTACAAGGAATGTTACAAAGCATTGAAAAAATTGTGCTCCCATTCTATGAAAACGGTGAGTATTTTTTCTATGGTGTGCCTATAACTGTGTTACCCTATTGTTTTTTAGGGCAAACATGTGAAATATGCTGGATATTTTGTAATAAACTTAACAAAATTGAACGCAAGTGCCACTTGAATTATTATCAAAGTCTAAGTGAATATTTTTTGGGTGCCACAAAAATGATTAACAACCAAAGGGTGTCACGTGAAAAAttcctactccctccgtattaaAATATAGTGTCGGTTTTTCCAAAATGTTGTCCCTAAATGATGTGTCTATTTCgattttaaaccattaatttttttaccaTAATATCTTCATGCACAAACTATTATCGATTTTTTTTGTAGTGCTTAAAAAGTCGTAATTTTTACTTTTGTTCAACCCATATATTTGATTTTTGTCTTTTGCCCATTTATTATTTACGCACCTTTAATCCCTAATTTCTCTCCCCCCACCTTATTGAAAAAGCTACATGTACACTTAGTCGAGGCAGGCTACGTCGCTGGTAGACAGCGATAAAATGACTCCATACCCAGGGTAAAATTGtagcacaaattcttatttacaacggttgtacaataattattgtacaccggagtaaaagttaactcaaaatgcttaaaagttatgcttatatatgtaaaagttatctattttttagtgataaattttttcattttaataaaacttatttcatcaaaatcactaataatgtataaaattaatcatttaatcctttaaaatgtttatctatcaacttttttttactaatataaaagttaatcaaaactaggttaaagttacataaaaaatgggttaaagttatcttggtgtacaataaatttattgtacaccttatgcgcgcaagaccttttgaaattatattttcgttttatgagttgaaaagtcaaacaaattaGTAAGTATCGGCAATATGACAATAATTGATACAACAATGACAtcattttaatacaacaatgacagtatttatgcaaacgatgataatatttataaaattttatatatatacttttacccattcatttaatatgcaacacttttatcAATTTATTTAAGTGGTCcctttactttttctatttcattacACTTGTATACATAATTTCTTTTTACTGGGTGATTATGAcaatattttaatacaacaatgacagtatatatacaacaatGACGGTACTTATATTGCCATTGACAGTATATAACAAGTTAGCAacacttatacacatttatttAAGGGTGGATCAACTTTCCAATGTTTTTTTAAGGGTGGGTATGGGTCAGTTTATCGCTGTCCACCAGCGATGTAGACTACCTCCACTTAGTCACCTAGTGTATAAGAGTCTCTTGTACAAGACACTaccattaatttgttgacacatcatcaaacccactaaaaaatactttctccgttcttatttacatgacacaattgggtttttgacactattcacacaaggtCCTTTAACTTCCTTTTGTGACTTATACttgagaaaaaacatagtcgtgcgGGGTCTTATtagaaatatcaactttttataattttttcttatccgtaATGGAAGATATTaacgtttgaaatcgtgcattgataaacgtgcctaaataattgtgtcatttaaaaaagaacagaggaagtaagaATGAAAGACAATAAATATCAACCAATAGAAAAACATGGTGTACAAGATATCTTGTACAAtaggtgtacatgtagtagGATCCCACCTTATTCATCTTAAAAGTACAAataatttattgttttattatcTATGATATAATTCCCCTTATTTTTCGTGTTTTTAGTTAAACATACACTATAttttgggatggagggagtataaaatatCTATTTTTCAACTATAAAATATCATCTCGGGTTTTGAATCATGATCAGGCCGGGTCGTGTCGGGTAACTTTATCACTTAGGCCGGGTTTTGGGTTACCTATTTTACCAAAATTTCGGGTCTGATCGGTTACGAGTTTGGCCGATTCAGGTCGGGTTTTCGGATCGAGttagtttttgacagctctctGTTTCACATGGTGGAGGCAAATCCTTGGCCTAATCCTTTTCATGACCCTGACTTACAGTTTCATGTCTTAAAATTTTCTTTCTCAACTCGTGGTGGGCCGCGCGCGTTGCGCGCGGTGTAGTTAGGTATTTCAGATATGGCGCCGATGATGTTCTAGTGCTTACAAATGTATGGAGTAAGAATTTATTTGCTATGCACAAACACTTAGTTATAACATAAAGTTTACAACATTAAGGGATTAATATTCCCTAAATCAAACCAAAGCTAGTATGTTAATGTTTACAAAAATATTGGGCCAACATTCCCTAAATCAAACCACTCTAAGGTGGTTTGTCAAATGATATCTAATTACTATAATAGGTACAAGCTAGAGCCTTGTTCTTTGCTACGATGTAGTCATTTTCTGCGTTTTTCAAAAGTGAAAATACACCgataagcttcaatatttctaTGATTTCATAAACAATTATCGACATTTCTGTTGTAAGTGTAACATTTATAAACTTACCGATTACAAGCTGACATACAACATCaagaaaataaatcaaaaatcaTCGGCAGCTTGCAATGCTATGGGCTGAATTAGACAATTTCAGCCCCTTTCTATACACCATTGCAGTTAGAGCTGACCTCACATGCATGCCTAAAATGTCAACTCCAATGTACCATTGACGAGTTGAGAAAGTCCCTACCAACTTAGCTGAAAAGAATATACAAGCAAGATTATAGCCCTCATGGGGAAAAGTCTCTATCCCTCCCAAGTAATCAACAAAATAGCTAATCAGGTATGGACCAACATACGAAACCAGTGTAGTCAAGCCAGCAAAGATAGCATTGCAAACTGCCTCCCTCCAAACGACTTTAGGAGTGCCCAAGCTAATGAAGGCTACTTCCCTCCAAAACGACTTTCAGACTTCATTTTTTCCCAATTCGAGTTCAAAATTTTGTAGCTAAATAGGATTATGAAAAGATAGAATTAGAACCCTTAACAAGAGGCAGGAGACAGAGATTTAGAGTACAACATTCATAATAGCAAGAATGATATACTCTGGTAACATGTTTCAGGAGTACATGTATTGCAGATAATCAGTAACAAAATTACATTCAAAAGAGGAAAGGTGATCATTTTGCAGCACCGACCCTCCAGAAGTTCAGTAAACTTTGAAAGGTGAGAAGATGCTCAAACAATGGAGACTTGGTGATTCAACATTATCATAAAATTATAGCAAAAAGAGGAAAGGCGATGATCTTGCTGAGGTTTCTAGAGAAGCAACGTCTGTGGCAGCACCGACCCTCCAACAATTCAGTAAACTTTGAAAGGTGAATAGATGCTCAAAAATGGAGACTTGGTGATTCGGCATTATCATGAAACTATGGTTTTCCCTGTCACAGTGGTTAGCTCACCTCTTTGTCGTGGACAGCATAAGTCCCAGTCAAAACATCCAAATTATCTGCTATTAACTGAAGCTCAAGTGATGCAAGAACAGAAATTCAATGTCAGTTGAAGCAAGTCATTCATATGTTATCACCCTTGTTATCTGCATTGATGTCCTGCCCACCCCATTTCTGCATTCGGCTGCTTGTTTCCTCCACCTGCAGGAGGCAACAACAGTCATTACTCTTTTCTATTACCAAagtattttcataattaagatGGAGTTTTGTTCAGAAGAAACAACATTAAACCTTTTATGATGTCCATTGCACACTCAAGAAACTGTATATTTGAACTCTTCAATTCATCTCACATGTACCCAGGAAACTCGGCATTTTATTTACTCACAGGACAATAAGTTTGCCAGTAGTGCATATATTGTTGTTAAACatgcaagactttcaaatggccAAGTTTAGTTTTAGACTTATGCTATGTTAGACAGCCAAAAGTTATTGCAGCTGGTTCAACCAGTTGGTGAAACATGTGCATGTTTACAGACTATAATGAAGCCTAGAGTGTCCAGGTTATCTCAGACTCCCAGAGTATCAATATTCTACATTCGAAGTTTgaacaaaaaaaacacaaatattTGGTCCAATGGTTTCACTGGTAATTGCTCCTTCTATTATCTGTTAACTTTGAGTTAGGACAGGGGGGGCTTAATAACAGTTTCCCTTAAAATGGAGAAGTATTACAAGCACATATCTCCGAATTATGGCAAAGCAAACTATCAGAAAAACAAGGACAAAGTAACTGAAAGCTCTAAGATTCTCACCTCTTTATTCCAATTAGTTTTGTAAAGGATGAAGAGTAGAATGAGTTTCTGCAAGAGGGTTCCAGCTATCATACCGCCCCATAATCCCTGTCATAAATGGATCCATTTTTCAGAAAACGGGATAACTACTGAAGAAATATAACCATAAGTAAAAATGGTAAGGAAATTTATATTCAGTATCACTACTCCAAAATCTGCAACATAGCCAAGAATATATCCAAAAGGTAGCCCAAAAGCATAATAGCACACCAAATTTATATTTGCCACAGTCGCTTTCCATCCTCCTCCAATGGCAACTCCTACAAATATCATAAAGAAACTAATTAC
This genomic stretch from Spinacia oleracea cultivar Varoflay chromosome 3, BTI_SOV_V1, whole genome shotgun sequence harbors:
- the LOC110779817 gene encoding uncharacterized protein, which translates into the protein MLSLSNTLNTFCSSSSISSSSSSNQTQIFKYPFQFPKTTSFSHVFSLRKSAILVPKSSEKSEVATTESEDGWLSRLPDKKKPLYSHSLPCIESWLKSLGFHQSNEDRAVWFIEKSEWRAQLSLDITELYIRYMKNGPGSLEKDMERRFSYALSREDIENAVLGGP